Proteins encoded in a region of the Rutidosis leptorrhynchoides isolate AG116_Rl617_1_P2 chromosome 9, CSIRO_AGI_Rlap_v1, whole genome shotgun sequence genome:
- the LOC139867893 gene encoding FBD-associated F-box protein At5g60610-like translates to MEKMQRRSQCGDVPVELIQRIQSLLAVKEAARTCVLSKTWSQAWSTIPRLRFHLTLAFPNEEKERDYIKFMDRTMSKYIQHNIPIESLKLKLDNHFASHFFNKWISTVAAQCCLRELYIRIFCNESDSKLILSDEIFSGKILHTLSLRGSRSSPIETVSRNSVINCANLRLLKLEDVEISEELLDTLFSTCILLEKIVLSLRSDMKTFKLRNLCYLQELKLITDIPYDVWKIDNVPNLRLFDYFVRLCWTEPITKFNVASLTSVTKLSLHGVTMDVEFLDMIKSKLPSLEILDLVIRDWTSKRWDFTSSSLKRLTLIIPVSEKFDIQVNVPNLHHFSFSSRTMPSLVFPSSNGPEYIKLELDLFVPVDRSFFLTMRELLNLSSKFDIEISNIIHNKWLNIDNEDREIRFTVPYTNVQQLSYYAYTPEKLQGHLSFFDALITLCHPKYVTIYTPKEEICDFFKPLISGMMAKKKADGKDIEFKNNDNDKGKKESFIVCPHIE, encoded by the exons ATGGAGAAAATGCAGAGAAGATCACAATGCGGTGATGTCCCGGTGGAGTTGATTCAACGTATACAATCGTTGTTGGCGGTAAAAGAAGCCGCTCGTACGTGTGTGTTATCCAAGACTTGGTCACAAGCTTGGTCTACCATCCCTCGTCTCAGGTTTCATCTAACCTTAGCGTTTCCTAATGAAGAAAAAGAAAGAGATTACATCAAGTTTATGGATCGCACCATGTCTAAATACATCCAACACAACATACCAAtcgaaagtttgaaactgaaactaGACAACCACTTTGCTTCTCATTTTTTTAATAAATGGATTTCAACAGTAGCTGCCCAATGTTGTCTCAGGGAGCTTTACATCCGCATCTTTTGTAATGAATCTGATAGTAAATTAATACTTTCGGATGAGATATTCTCTGGGAAAATCCTACATACTCTGTCTTTAAGAGGTTCTCGTTCATCACCGATTGAAACGGTGAGTCGCAATTCTGTGATCAACTGTGCGAACCTACGGTTACTCAAGTTGGAAGATGTGGAGATAAGCGAAGAGCTACTTGATACCTTATTCTCTACTTGTATCTTACTTGAGAAGATAGTCCTTTCACTTCGCTCTGATATGAAGACATTTAagttaagaaatctttgttatctTCAAGAACTGAAGTTAATAACAGATATACCATATGATGTTTGGAAAATTGATAATGTCCCTAATCTTCGCTTGTTTGACTACTTCGTGCGGTTATGTTGGACTGAACCTATAACGAAATTCAATGTGGCCTCATTAACGAGTGTGACTAAATTATCATTACATGGTGTGACCATGGACGTCGAATTTCTTGACATGATCAAATCAAAATTACCTTCTCTCGAGATTTTGGACCTTGTAATTCGGGATTGGACTTCAAAAAGGTGGGATTTCACAAGTTCTTCGTTGAAAAGGCTGACCCTCATAATTCCTGTAAGTGAGAAGTTTGATATACAAGTCAATGTTCCAAATTTACATCATTTTAGTTTCAGTAGCAGAACAATGCCTAGTCTTGTGTTTCCATCTAGTAATGGTCCTGAATATATCAAGCTTGAACTAGATTTGTTTGTTCCTGTTGATCGTTCATTCTTCCTTACGATGAGGGAACTACTCAATCTATCAAGCAAATTTGATATTGAAATAAGCAATATTATACATAATAAATGGCTGAACATAGATAATGAGGATCGCGAAATAAGGTTCACAGTTCCATATACTAACGTGCAACAGTTATCATATTATGCATATACGCCTGAAAAATTGCAGGGGCATCTGTCATTTTTTGATGCACTTATTACTCTTTGCCATCCCAAATACGTAACCATATACACTCCTAAGGAAGAAATTTGCGACTTCTTTAAGCCTTTGATAAGTGGAATGATGGCTAAGAAAAAGGCAGACGGAAAAGATATTGAGTTCaagaataacgataatgataagg GGAAAAAGGAATCGTTTATTGTTTGCCCTCATATTGAGTGA